The genomic interval GCTTGAGCGCGCTCACCGCCTCGGGCGTGAGCATGCCTTGCTGGTAGGCGGCCACGCTGGCGTTGAGGAAGGCCTCGGCGGCGGCGATGTCGCTGGCGCACTGCGCCAGCGTGAAGCGCGTGTTCTGGAACTGGCCGATGGGCTGGCCGAAGGCCTGGCGCTCCTGCACGTATTTCAGCGTGGCATCGAGCGCGCCCTTGGCGCCGTGTACCGCCTGCACGCCGATGATGAGGCGCTCGCGCGGCAGCTCGCGCATCATCTGCACGAAGCCCTGGCCTTCCACGCCGCCGAGCAGGGCGTCTGCCGGCACGCGCATGTCGTTGAAGTACAGCTCGGAGGTGTCGCCCGCGTGCTGGCCGATTTTTTCCAGGTTCTGACCGCGCGTGAAGCCGGGCGTGGCTGCATCGACGAGGAACAGGCTCACGCCCTTGGCACCCAGGGCCGGGTCGGTCTTGGCCGCCAGCACCAGCAGGTCGCAGTTCTGGCCGTTGCTGATGAAGATCTTGCTGCCGTTGATGACGTAGTGGTCGCCGTCGCTGTCACTCACCCGTCGCGCGGTGGTGCGGATGGCTTTCAGGTCGCTGCCCGCGCCGGGCTCGGTCATGCCGATGGCGGCGATGGCCTCGCCGCTGGCCATGCGCGGCAGCCAGTACTGGCGCTGCGCCTCGGTGCCGCAGTGCAGCAGGTAGGGCGGGATGATGTCGTTGTGCACCTGCAGCCCGCCGACAAAGCCGCCGTAGCCCCGGCGCGAGAGCACCTCCACCACGGCAAACGAAAACGGCACGCTGGCGCCCGGGCCGCCATAGGCATCGGGCACGTCGGCGCACAGGTAGCCGTTCTCGCCCATCTTGCGCAGCAATTCGCGCGGCACGCGGCCGGCCTTTTCCCAGGTGCGGTAATGGGGTTCGATCTCGGCGTCGCAGAAGCGCTCGAGCGACTCGGTGAAGAGCTGCAGCTCGGCTTTTTCGTCGGCCGTGAGAAAGGTGTTGGGAAGCATGGTGCTATTGAAAGTAGAGCTGTCAGCGCTTGACCATCAAGCGCTGGAGGCCAAAATGACTCAAACCCTTTCAAAGATGGCGGCAATCCCTTGGCCGCCGCCAATGCACATCGTCACCAGCGCGTAGCGCCCGCCCGTGCGGTGCAGCTCGGCAATCGCCTTGGTGGTGATGATGGCGCCGGTGGCGCCTACGGGGTGGCCGAGCGAGATGCCCGAGCCGTTGGGGTTGACCTTGGCCGGGTCCAGGCCCAGCTCCTGCACCACGGCGCAGGCCTGGGCGGCGAAGGCTTCGTTGGCTTCGATCACGTCCATGTCCTGCACCTTCAACCCGGTGCGCTGCAGCACCTTCTGCGTGGCGGGCACGGGGCCGATGCCCATGTAGGCTGGCTCCACGCCGGCGTGCGCGTAGCCCACGAGGCGGGCCAGGGGCTTCACGCCCAGGGCGCTGATGCGGTCGCCCGCCACCAGCACCACGGCGCTGGCGCCGTCGTTGATGCCCGAGGCATTGCCGGCGGTCACCGTGCCGCCGTCTTTCTTGAATGCGGGTTTCATGCCGGCCAGCACGTCGAGCGTGGTGGAGGCGCGCACATGCTCGTCTTCCTGGAACAGCACGGTGCCCTTGCGGGTCTGGATTTCAACCGGAACGATCTGGTCCTTGAAGTAACCGGCGGCGATGGCGGCGGCGGCGCGCTGCTGGCTGGCCAGGGCCAGTTCGTCCTGCATGGCGCGGGAGATTTTGTAGCGCTCGGCCACGTTCTCGGCGGTGATGCCCATGTGCATCTTCTGCCAGGGGTCGTGCAGGATGCCGAGCATGTAGTCGATGCTCTTGGCGTCGCCCATGCGCGCGCCGTAGCGCGCGGCGGTATCGAAGTAGGGGCCCCGGCTCATGGACTCGGACCCGCCGCCCACAGCCACGTCGCAGTCGCCATAGCCAATGGCCTGCGCGGCCGAAATGATGGCCTGCAGGCCCGAGCCGCACAGGCGGTTGACGTTGAAGGCGGGTGTCTCGATGGGGCAGCCCGCGTCGATGGCTGCCACGCGGGAGAGGTATGCGTCCTTGGTGTCGGTGGGGATCACGTTGCCCATGACCACATGGCCCACGGCGTCGGGCGCCAGGCCCGAGCGGGCAATGGCGGCCTTGACGGCGGTGGTGGCGAGCTGGGTGTTGGGCACGTCCTTCAGGGTGCCGCCGAAGGTGCCGATGGCGGTGCGGGCGGTGCTGACGACGAAGACGTCACGGTGGGTCATGGGGAAGGCTCCAAAAGAAAGAAAAAGATTCAACGGCCCTGGAAAGCGGCGGGGCGCTTGGCGTGAAAGGCCTCGATACCCTCGGGCAGGTCGGCACTGCGCGCACAGGCCACGAAGGCCTCGGCCTCGGCGGCCAGTTGCGCAGGCAGGTCGTGGTCGAAAGCGTTGCGCATCAGGCGGCGCATGTGGCCGTAGGCCAGGGTGGGGCCGCCAGCCAGGCGCTGGGCCAGTGCCTGCACGGCGGCATCGAGTTCGGCGGCGGGCACCACGCGGTTGACCAGGCCCAGGCGCTCGGCGTCCTGGGCGGTGTAGGTGTCGCCGAGCATTGCAATCTCCAGCGCGCGGCGCAGTCCCACCAGGCGCGGCAGGGCCCACGAGGCGCCCACATCGCAACTGGTGCCGAGGTTGATGTAGGCCAGGTTGAAGCGCGTACCCTCGGCGGCCAGCACGAAGTCGGCCTGCAGCATGAGCGAGAGGCCTGCGCCGGCGGCCACGCCGTGCACCTGGGCGATGACGGGGGCGTTCAGTTGCGCCAGCAGCGCCACGGCCTCGTTGAGCGGTTCCAGCAAGTCCTTGGCGCCCTGCACGGGGTCGGCACGCAGCGTGGCCAGGTCGCCCCCGGCCATGAAGCCCTTGCCCGCGCCGCACAGCACCACGCAGCGCACGCTGTCGTCCTGGGCCAAGGAGCGCACGGCGTCGCGCAAGGCGGTGGCCATGGGCACGTCGATGGCGTTGAGCGCGCCGGGGCGGTTGAAACGCAGCGTGGCGATGGCGCCGTTGCGCTCCAGCAGCAGGGGCGGTGGCGTGGTCGCGGTCATATTTGCTCCTGAAACAAGAGCTGCCAGCGCTTGCTGGTAAAGCGCTGGAGCCCTGAAAACCTTTAAATTCAGCGGTACAGCGCCTCGATCTCGGCGGCGTAGGTCTTGTAGATGCTGGAGCGCCGCACCTTCATGGTGGCGGTGACTTCGCCGTCGTCGTGGTCCAGTTCCTTGGTGAGCATGTGGAACTTGCGGATCTGCGCCACCTGCGCCAGCTTGGCGTTGCCGGTGGCGATCTCGGCGTCGATGAGCTGGCGCACCTGGGGGGTCTCGACCAGCGAGCGGAAATGCGTGAACGGAATGCGCTGCGCCTCGGCCCATTTGCCCACGGTTTCGTAGTCGAGCATGACCAGCGCGCCGACGAACTTGCGCCCCTCGGCGACGATGACGCACTCCTTGATGTAGGGGCTGGCCTTCATGGTGTTTTCGATCTCGGACGGCGTGAGGTTCTTGCCGCCGGCGGTGATCATGATGTCCTTGAGGCGGTCCACGATCTTGATCTGGCCGTCCACCAGGCGCACCACGTCGCCGGTGTGCAGCCAGCCATCCTGGATGCTTTGCGCCGTGGCCTCGAGGTTCTTGTAGTAGCCCGCGAACACCATCTCGCCCTTGATCTGGAACTCGCCGCCCATGTCGTCGTCGCTGCCCTTGGCGATGCGCCACTCCACGCCACTGGTGGGCACGCCCACGGTGCCGACCTGCACATCGTCGAGCCTGTGGCCGGTGACCATGCCGGTCGATTCGGTCAGGCCATAGACCTCGACCAGCGGCACGCCGAGCACGCGGAAGAAGCGCACCACGTCCGGCGGAATGGGCGCCGCGCCCGTGAGCGCCACTTTCGCCTCGCGCAGACCGATGAAGTTCTGCAGCGCGCGGAACACCAGCCAGTAGCTGGCGGTGAAGGTGAACATGTCGCCGATGCTCCATTGCGCACGGGGCTTTTCGGCCAGCGGCTGGCAGGCGGCGTAGGCCTTGCGGAACAGCGCGCGGCGCAGGCCGCCGGTTTCCTGCAGCTTGATGCTGATGGCGGCGTGCATCTTCTCCCAGATGCGCGGCACGCCCAGGAACATGGTGGGTGCCACCTCGCGCAAATCCTCCTGCACGGTGCGGATGGATTCGCCAAAGTGGACCTGCGAACCTACGTACACGGGCACGAAGGTGGTGAGCATCTGCTCGGCCACGTGGCACAGCGGCAGGTAGGACAGGTGGGTGGTCTCGCGCGAGAGCTGGAGCCGGTCCACGATGCCGGGCACCACGCCGCGGATGTTGCGGTACGAGACCATGGCGCCCTTGGGCTTGCCGGTGGACCCCGAGGTGTAGATCATGAGCCCGATGTCGTCCAGCTGCTGGCGGGCCAGCGCGGCCTCCACGTCCTGCAGCTTGCCGCCTTGCGCACCCAGTTGCTCCACCTCGTCGAAGGGGACGATGAGGCCGCGCACCCCGGGCGCAAAGCTGCGCAGGCCCTTGGTTTCCATGACCACGATCTTCTTCAGGCGCGGCAGATCGTCCAGGGCTTCGAGCACCTTGTCGGTCTGCTCCTGGTCCTCGCAGACGATGATCTCGATGTCGGCATGGCCCACCACGTAGGCCACTTCCGAAGACGGGCTGGTGGGGTACACGCCGACGGTGACGGCGCCCACCAGGCCCGCGCCCATCTGCGTGAGCACCCATTCGATGCGGTTCTCGGAAATCACGCCGACATGGCCGCCATCGGGCAGGCCCAGGGCGCGCAGGCCCAGGCCGAAGTGGCAGGCACGCTCGAAGTACTGCGCCCAGGTGAAGGGCTTCCAGATGCCGAAGTCTTTTTGCCGGATGGCGACACGCTGCGCATCCTGGCGTGCGCGTTTGCGCAGCATCTGGGGCAGGGTGAGTTCGGGGAGATTCAACATATCAATGATCCATTGCGCATCGCGAACCCATAGCCGTCAAAACTGGCGCTGCAAAAGCCAGGGCCGCCGTGCAAGGGCCGCCCCGCCGCACGGGCGGCGTCCCTCTTCCCGCATCGCGCAGCGAGGCGAGAGAAGGGGGAAGGCGCGAAGCGCCACAGGGGGTTGTTCGCGCTCACGA from Acidovorax sp. FHTAMBA carries:
- a CDS encoding long-chain fatty acid--CoA ligase translates to MLNLPELTLPQMLRKRARQDAQRVAIRQKDFGIWKPFTWAQYFERACHFGLGLRALGLPDGGHVGVISENRIEWVLTQMGAGLVGAVTVGVYPTSPSSEVAYVVGHADIEIIVCEDQEQTDKVLEALDDLPRLKKIVVMETKGLRSFAPGVRGLIVPFDEVEQLGAQGGKLQDVEAALARQQLDDIGLMIYTSGSTGKPKGAMVSYRNIRGVVPGIVDRLQLSRETTHLSYLPLCHVAEQMLTTFVPVYVGSQVHFGESIRTVQEDLREVAPTMFLGVPRIWEKMHAAISIKLQETGGLRRALFRKAYAACQPLAEKPRAQWSIGDMFTFTASYWLVFRALQNFIGLREAKVALTGAAPIPPDVVRFFRVLGVPLVEVYGLTESTGMVTGHRLDDVQVGTVGVPTSGVEWRIAKGSDDDMGGEFQIKGEMVFAGYYKNLEATAQSIQDGWLHTGDVVRLVDGQIKIVDRLKDIMITAGGKNLTPSEIENTMKASPYIKECVIVAEGRKFVGALVMLDYETVGKWAEAQRIPFTHFRSLVETPQVRQLIDAEIATGNAKLAQVAQIRKFHMLTKELDHDDGEVTATMKVRRSSIYKTYAAEIEALYR
- a CDS encoding acyl-CoA dehydrogenase family protein, coding for MLPNTFLTADEKAELQLFTESLERFCDAEIEPHYRTWEKAGRVPRELLRKMGENGYLCADVPDAYGGPGASVPFSFAVVEVLSRRGYGGFVGGLQVHNDIIPPYLLHCGTEAQRQYWLPRMASGEAIAAIGMTEPGAGSDLKAIRTTARRVSDSDGDHYVINGSKIFISNGQNCDLLVLAAKTDPALGAKGVSLFLVDAATPGFTRGQNLEKIGQHAGDTSELYFNDMRVPADALLGGVEGQGFVQMMRELPRERLIIGVQAVHGAKGALDATLKYVQERQAFGQPIGQFQNTRFTLAQCASDIAAAEAFLNASVAAYQQGMLTPEAVSALKLHTTELFSRVADACLQLFGGYGYMAEYPISRFWTDARVLRIYGGTSEIMKELVARSLLGR
- a CDS encoding acetyl-CoA C-acyltransferase family protein — protein: MTHRDVFVVSTARTAIGTFGGTLKDVPNTQLATTAVKAAIARSGLAPDAVGHVVMGNVIPTDTKDAYLSRVAAIDAGCPIETPAFNVNRLCGSGLQAIISAAQAIGYGDCDVAVGGGSESMSRGPYFDTAARYGARMGDAKSIDYMLGILHDPWQKMHMGITAENVAERYKISRAMQDELALASQQRAAAAIAAGYFKDQIVPVEIQTRKGTVLFQEDEHVRASTTLDVLAGMKPAFKKDGGTVTAGNASGINDGASAVVLVAGDRISALGVKPLARLVGYAHAGVEPAYMGIGPVPATQKVLQRTGLKVQDMDVIEANEAFAAQACAVVQELGLDPAKVNPNGSGISLGHPVGATGAIITTKAIAELHRTGGRYALVTMCIGGGQGIAAIFERV
- a CDS encoding enoyl-CoA hydratase-related protein, whose amino-acid sequence is MTATTPPPLLLERNGAIATLRFNRPGALNAIDVPMATALRDAVRSLAQDDSVRCVVLCGAGKGFMAGGDLATLRADPVQGAKDLLEPLNEAVALLAQLNAPVIAQVHGVAAGAGLSLMLQADFVLAAEGTRFNLAYINLGTSCDVGASWALPRLVGLRRALEIAMLGDTYTAQDAERLGLVNRVVPAAELDAAVQALAQRLAGGPTLAYGHMRRLMRNAFDHDLPAQLAAEAEAFVACARSADLPEGIEAFHAKRPAAFQGR